From Patescibacteria group bacterium:
GACTCGGCCTATGGCCTCCCTGGATTGCTTTTTACAAATCAATCGCTTCGCCTCTTGAGTAAAAAGGGAATATAATTGGGGTCACCAAAAAGTGTTAAAATAAAAATATGAACTACTTAATTTTAATCATTGTTGCTGTTGCCGGAATCGCTCTTGGAGCGTATTTTACTAGTCGCAAGAGTGTTGGAGGGTTGATTTCGGAACAAGCTAAGAGAAAGGCGGAAAATAAAGAGCGAATCTTGGAGTTTTTGCATGAGAATGGAAAAGTGGTAAACAATGATATTGAAAAATTGCTTGGCGTGTCGGATGCAACAGCAACAAGGTATTTGGATGAACTTGAGAAAGAACAAAAAATCATACAAATTGGCACAACAGGTCATGCTGTATATTATGTTTTAAGATAAGAGTTTTATTTCTCAACGGCTCAACGCGTTGAGCCGTTGGAA
This genomic window contains:
- a CDS encoding winged helix-turn-helix transcriptional regulator — its product is MNYLILIIVAVAGIALGAYFTSRKSVGGLISEQAKRKAENKERILEFLHENGKVVNNDIEKLLGVSDATATRYLDELEKEQKIIQIGTTGHAVYYVLR